A region of Rhodoferax potami DNA encodes the following proteins:
- a CDS encoding flavin reductase family protein, whose product MTPPARARSAIPPDFSSQEFRQALGMFATGVTVVTAQAHDGTLVGLTANSFNSVSLAPPLVLWSLAQKAGSMEAFSRGAHYAINILAADQQALAMQFASKDIDRYAGVNFSRGAHGAPLLAGAVAHFECFNRSQYEEGDHVIFVGEVERCSHRAGAAPLLYHGGKFYTEHPL is encoded by the coding sequence ATGACGCCCCCTGCTCGAGCACGATCTGCTATCCCCCCTGATTTTTCCAGCCAAGAATTCCGGCAAGCCTTGGGGATGTTTGCCACCGGTGTGACCGTGGTTACGGCCCAAGCCCACGATGGCACCCTGGTGGGCCTAACCGCCAACTCTTTCAACTCGGTATCGCTCGCGCCTCCGCTGGTACTCTGGAGCCTGGCCCAAAAGGCCGGATCCATGGAAGCATTCAGCCGCGGCGCACACTACGCGATCAACATCCTGGCTGCTGACCAGCAGGCTTTGGCCATGCAGTTCGCCAGCAAAGACATCGACCGCTATGCAGGCGTCAACTTCAGCCGTGGCGCCCACGGCGCACCACTCCTGGCCGGTGCGGTGGCGCACTTTGAGTGCTTCAACCGCAGCCAGTACGAGGAAGGCGACCATGTGATTTTTGTGGGCGAAGTGGAGCGCTGTAGCCACCGCGCAGGTGCAGCCCCCCTTCTCTACCATGGCGGGAAGTTCTACACCGAGCACCCGCTCTGA
- a CDS encoding TAXI family TRAP transporter solute-binding subunit has protein sequence MSLHLPRPVKAALLGFWDLFTSASPLLFAGAGLIWLAYWWLNPMPPKQLTLLTGPEQSAYAEMGDQYAKLLRQHGITVRLVPTEGSADNLRRLQAGEADAGFVQGGSATAPTDDDTEELLTLGNLFVEPVWLFYRAQSAADISETGRLQSLNQLSTLRINAGTAGSGVPPLMDTLLDMHRMDPKKIKISHLEQTPATVQMLQGKLDAVVFASAPQAPMVQMLLQTPGIRLMDFPQNEAYARRLPFITPVTLPRGVVDLARNIPAQDVHLIATTTSMLVRESLHPGLRQLLSQATVQTHGQSGWFQRTREFPNASNSEFPLAPEAERTLKNGIPSLQRYIPFTLANLVERMWLALGIIIAVLLPLGKIAPPLYAYRVRSRVFRWYGELRDIESRLEAHPEDKEKLLEELNAIEAKVEKVILPLSYADELYALRNNIGLVRQRLTTA, from the coding sequence ATGTCACTCCACCTGCCCCGGCCGGTCAAAGCAGCACTCCTTGGATTCTGGGATTTATTCACGTCGGCCAGCCCCTTGCTGTTCGCGGGTGCGGGCCTGATCTGGCTTGCCTATTGGTGGCTGAATCCGATGCCACCCAAACAGCTGACCCTGTTGACGGGCCCGGAGCAAAGCGCTTACGCCGAAATGGGCGATCAGTACGCAAAGCTGCTGCGCCAGCACGGAATCACGGTCCGACTGGTGCCCACAGAGGGTTCCGCTGACAACTTGCGCCGACTGCAGGCCGGCGAGGCGGATGCCGGTTTTGTGCAGGGGGGGTCTGCAACGGCGCCGACCGATGACGACACGGAAGAACTCCTCACGCTAGGCAACTTGTTTGTGGAACCGGTCTGGCTGTTCTATCGCGCTCAATCTGCGGCAGACATCTCAGAAACGGGCCGGCTGCAGTCCTTGAACCAGTTGAGTACCTTGCGAATCAACGCGGGAACCGCCGGTAGCGGCGTCCCGCCGTTGATGGACACGCTGCTGGACATGCACCGCATGGACCCCAAGAAAATCAAAATTTCGCACCTGGAGCAAACGCCCGCCACGGTGCAGATGTTGCAAGGCAAGCTGGATGCGGTGGTGTTCGCCTCGGCCCCGCAGGCCCCTATGGTGCAAATGCTGCTGCAAACACCCGGTATCCGGCTCATGGATTTTCCTCAGAACGAGGCCTATGCACGCCGCCTGCCGTTTATCACCCCGGTCACACTGCCGCGCGGCGTGGTCGATCTGGCGCGCAACATTCCAGCGCAAGATGTACACCTGATTGCCACGACCACCAGCATGCTGGTGCGTGAGAGCCTGCACCCGGGCTTGCGTCAATTGTTGTCTCAGGCAACGGTACAGACCCACGGGCAATCCGGCTGGTTCCAACGCACCCGAGAGTTTCCCAACGCATCCAACAGCGAGTTTCCGTTGGCACCCGAAGCCGAGCGCACTTTGAAAAATGGCATCCCCAGCCTGCAGCGCTACATCCCGTTTACCTTGGCCAATCTTGTAGAGCGCATGTGGCTGGCACTGGGCATCATCATTGCCGTGCTGCTCCCGTTGGGAAAAATAGCGCCTCCGCTGTACGCCTACCGCGTGCGGTCTCGCGTTTTCCGTTGGTATGGCGAACTCCGGGATATTGAAAGCCGACTCGAAGCACACCCCGAAGACAAAGAAAAATTGTTGGAAGAGCTGAACGCGATTGAAGCCAAGGTGGAAAAAGTCATTCTGCCCCTGTCCTACGCGGATGAACTCTATGCACTACGCAACAACATCGGCCTCGTGAGACAGCGCTTAACTACAGCTTAG
- a CDS encoding DUF1631 family protein: protein MQNRHSPPPPLFQATVKEAAAAGPALMAKLVAALRRDLHLREGAARDFREREVHADSLRQLFAHEAILEKGFEAALMEQFTKPVDTPRTSMPSIADVQFDQLELMDELQVQESVNMARAQQMVMLAAEASLSELNALMCAALGLPTVRPERNPLRPEAYIQALRNTVERTPAPSSMRLDWLTVMGTALGSELQVLYRDLVVRLRAQGVVAASYAVSQSATPGVGAAGFKRAEGAGSALMETTRYGAPGSAEREALIARELSRPKPVVDPGLLTLDRLRLLLAGELDSAGTTHRVAAFAKQFERDFESPQAGYRAHEAEPTDFAATVPAAFEALAEMRQVDRVVQRLEQRRSATPEIRAGVDGDVREKIRRTANGVAQALSLEVVSLMVDNIARDPRLLEPVQGLVRGLEPALMRLALADPRFFTDKGHAARMLVQELTHRSLAFAKVGSPGFLAYLDEAREAIAPLMDEHAGPESFERVLSHLQSLWDDEASKQAALRAQAVRALEKAEQRNLLAEKIAREIDGHRDANKVPEVVLHFLCGPWAQVVAQARLAGGSRSAAADRYQALIAALLWSTHPDLAPKNIPKLTKLVPLLLGTLRDGLETIQYPATKVGAFFEALMGLHQAAFRAVHRDPWTRSKEAPETPARAVALAVPHRPVEDGDPWVAPSEASESNLLELDDAPSASSTAPESSTSTAQEAEVPVAGSGAGSLPLGSWVELQSNDDWVRTQLTWASPHGTLFLFTSASGSTQSMTRRTHDKLVAAGQLRVISAQTVLDAALDAVAQQAMKNSVIAKL from the coding sequence ATGCAAAATCGACACTCGCCCCCGCCGCCCTTGTTCCAAGCGACCGTCAAGGAAGCCGCGGCGGCCGGTCCTGCTCTGATGGCCAAACTGGTCGCTGCACTGCGCCGCGACTTGCATTTGCGCGAAGGCGCAGCGCGTGACTTCAGGGAGCGGGAAGTTCACGCGGATTCCTTGCGGCAGCTGTTTGCTCATGAGGCTATTCTGGAAAAGGGCTTCGAAGCAGCATTGATGGAGCAGTTCACCAAGCCGGTGGATACGCCTCGCACGTCGATGCCCAGCATCGCTGATGTGCAGTTTGATCAACTGGAGCTGATGGACGAGCTTCAGGTGCAAGAGAGCGTCAATATGGCGCGGGCGCAGCAAATGGTCATGCTGGCTGCGGAGGCAAGCCTGTCTGAACTCAATGCCTTGATGTGTGCAGCTTTGGGCTTGCCTACGGTTCGCCCGGAGCGCAACCCCTTGCGCCCGGAGGCCTATATCCAAGCATTGCGCAATACCGTGGAGCGCACCCCCGCTCCTTCCTCGATGCGCTTGGACTGGCTCACCGTGATGGGAACTGCTTTAGGCAGTGAGCTTCAAGTGTTGTACCGTGATCTCGTGGTCCGGTTACGCGCGCAAGGTGTGGTGGCCGCAAGTTATGCGGTCTCGCAAAGTGCCACGCCCGGCGTGGGGGCCGCTGGCTTTAAACGCGCTGAAGGCGCTGGCTCCGCGCTGATGGAGACCACCCGCTATGGCGCACCGGGCAGTGCGGAGCGGGAGGCCTTGATAGCCCGAGAGTTGAGCCGCCCTAAGCCTGTCGTTGATCCTGGTTTGCTCACCCTGGACAGGCTGCGCCTGCTGCTGGCGGGTGAACTGGATTCTGCAGGCACGACGCACAGAGTCGCTGCATTTGCAAAACAGTTCGAGCGAGACTTTGAATCGCCGCAGGCGGGGTATCGGGCACACGAAGCTGAGCCTACCGACTTTGCGGCGACCGTTCCTGCGGCCTTTGAGGCCCTGGCCGAAATGCGGCAAGTCGATCGTGTGGTCCAGCGGCTCGAGCAGCGCCGCAGTGCCACGCCCGAAATTCGCGCGGGGGTGGACGGCGATGTGCGTGAAAAAATCCGTCGCACGGCCAATGGGGTTGCGCAGGCTTTGAGTTTGGAAGTGGTGAGCCTGATGGTGGACAACATAGCGCGCGATCCGCGTTTGTTGGAACCAGTGCAGGGCTTGGTGCGCGGGCTGGAGCCCGCTCTGATGCGTTTGGCTTTGGCCGATCCGCGCTTTTTTACCGATAAAGGGCACGCTGCCAGGATGCTGGTCCAAGAGTTGACGCATCGCAGCTTGGCGTTCGCGAAGGTCGGGAGTCCCGGCTTTTTGGCGTATCTGGACGAAGCGCGGGAGGCCATCGCTCCCTTGATGGACGAGCACGCGGGCCCGGAAAGTTTTGAGCGTGTTCTGAGTCATTTGCAGTCACTCTGGGACGACGAGGCTTCCAAGCAAGCCGCCTTGAGGGCTCAGGCTGTCAGGGCCTTGGAGAAGGCCGAGCAGCGCAACTTGCTGGCTGAAAAGATTGCCCGGGAAATCGACGGGCACCGGGATGCCAACAAAGTACCCGAAGTAGTCTTGCATTTTTTGTGCGGCCCGTGGGCGCAAGTGGTTGCGCAAGCGCGACTCGCAGGCGGCAGTCGCTCTGCGGCGGCAGACCGGTACCAAGCACTGATCGCGGCGCTGTTGTGGAGCACCCATCCGGATCTGGCGCCCAAGAATATTCCCAAACTCACCAAGCTGGTTCCGCTCTTGCTGGGAACCTTGCGTGACGGGCTGGAGACCATCCAATACCCCGCCACCAAGGTGGGTGCATTTTTTGAAGCACTGATGGGCTTGCACCAAGCGGCCTTCCGGGCAGTTCACCGGGATCCCTGGACCCGCTCCAAGGAGGCGCCCGAGACACCCGCGCGCGCTGTCGCTTTGGCAGTGCCTCATCGCCCGGTGGAAGATGGCGACCCTTGGGTTGCACCTTCCGAAGCCAGCGAGTCGAATCTGCTGGAGCTCGACGACGCGCCCTCTGCCAGCAGCACTGCACCAGAGTCATCGACGTCCACGGCGCAGGAAGCGGAAGTGCCCGTCGCGGGCAGCGGCGCAGGCAGTTTGCCACTCGGCTCTTGGGTGGAGCTGCAGTCCAATGACGATTGGGTCCGCACGCAGCTCACCTGGGCGAGTCCGCATGGAACCCTGTTTTTGTTCACGAGCGCATCAGGCTCTACACAGTCCATGACCCGCCGCACGCATGACAAGTTGGTGGCCGCCGGTCAATTGCGGGTGATATCGGCGCAGACCGTGCTGGATGCTGCGCTGGACGCGGTGGCCCAGCAGGCCATGAAAAACAGCGTGATTGCTAAGCTGTAG
- the ettA gene encoding energy-dependent translational throttle protein EttA, with amino-acid sequence MAQYVFSMNRVGKIVPPKRHILKDISLSFFPGAKIGVLGTNGSGKSTLLKIMAGVDKEIEGEAIPMAGLNIGYLPQEPQLDPTHTVREAVESGMGKVFTAKARLEEVYTAYGAEDADFDALAAEQAELEAIIATAGTDSEHQLEIAADALRLPPWDANIGVLSGGEKRRVALCRLLLSKPDMLLLDEPTNHLDAESVDWLEQFLQRYSGTVVAITHDRYFLDNAAEWILELDRGSGIPYKGNYSDWLTQKGARLEAEQKGEEARAKALKKELEWSRQNPKARQAKSKARLARFEELSDFEYQKRNETNEIFIPVADRLGSQVIEFKGVSKSFGDRVLIDNLSFNIPAGAIVGIIGPNGAGKSTLFKLIAGREKPDSGEVVIGSTVKMAFVDQHRDALSDEKTVWEDVSGGLDILNVGKFQMASRAYCGRFNFNGGDQQKKVGMLSGGERGRLHLAKTLIAGGNVLMLDEPSNDLDVETLRALEDALLEFAGTMLVISHDRWFLDRIATHILAAEGDSQWTFFDGNYQEYEADKKKRLGEEGAKPKRVRYKALK; translated from the coding sequence ATGGCCCAATACGTTTTCTCTATGAACCGCGTCGGCAAGATCGTGCCCCCCAAGCGGCACATTCTTAAAGACATCTCCCTTTCCTTCTTCCCCGGTGCCAAGATCGGTGTCTTGGGTACCAACGGTTCCGGCAAATCCACCCTGCTTAAGATCATGGCCGGTGTGGACAAGGAAATTGAGGGCGAAGCCATTCCTATGGCCGGCCTGAACATCGGTTACCTGCCCCAGGAACCCCAACTCGACCCGACCCACACCGTGCGTGAAGCCGTGGAAAGCGGTATGGGCAAAGTGTTCACTGCCAAGGCCCGCTTGGAAGAGGTGTACACCGCCTACGGCGCTGAAGACGCCGACTTTGACGCACTGGCTGCTGAGCAGGCTGAACTGGAAGCCATCATCGCCACCGCCGGCACGGATTCCGAGCACCAGCTCGAAATTGCCGCTGACGCCCTGCGCCTGCCCCCATGGGATGCCAACATCGGCGTGCTGTCCGGCGGTGAGAAGCGCCGCGTGGCCTTGTGCCGTTTGCTGCTCTCCAAGCCCGACATGCTGCTGCTCGATGAGCCGACCAACCACTTGGACGCTGAATCAGTGGATTGGCTGGAGCAATTCCTGCAGCGCTACTCCGGCACCGTGGTAGCTATCACCCACGATCGCTACTTCCTGGATAACGCTGCTGAGTGGATTCTGGAACTGGACCGCGGCTCCGGTATTCCGTACAAGGGCAACTACTCTGACTGGCTGACCCAGAAGGGCGCCCGTTTGGAAGCCGAACAAAAGGGCGAAGAAGCCCGTGCCAAGGCCTTGAAGAAGGAATTGGAATGGTCCCGCCAGAACCCCAAGGCCCGCCAAGCCAAGAGCAAGGCCCGTCTGGCCCGCTTTGAAGAATTGAGCGACTTCGAATACCAGAAGCGTAACGAAACCAACGAAATCTTTATCCCGGTGGCAGACCGTTTGGGTAGCCAGGTGATCGAATTCAAGGGCGTGAGCAAGTCCTTTGGCGACCGCGTGTTGATCGACAACCTGAGTTTCAACATCCCTGCCGGCGCGATTGTCGGCATCATCGGCCCGAATGGTGCCGGTAAATCGACCTTGTTCAAGCTGATCGCCGGTCGCGAGAAGCCGGATTCGGGTGAAGTCGTCATTGGGTCCACCGTCAAGATGGCGTTTGTGGACCAGCACCGCGATGCGCTGTCGGATGAAAAAACCGTTTGGGAAGACGTGTCCGGTGGACTCGACATCCTGAACGTGGGCAAGTTCCAAATGGCCAGCCGCGCCTATTGCGGTCGCTTCAACTTCAACGGTGGCGACCAGCAGAAGAAGGTGGGCATGTTGTCCGGTGGTGAGCGGGGTCGTTTGCACTTGGCAAAGACACTGATCGCAGGCGGCAACGTGTTGATGCTGGATGAGCCGTCCAACGACTTGGATGTGGAAACCTTGCGTGCCCTAGAAGATGCGCTGCTCGAATTCGCCGGCACCATGCTGGTGATTTCCCACGATCGCTGGTTCCTCGATCGTATTGCCACCCACATCCTGGCTGCCGAAGGCGACAGCCAGTGGACCTTCTTTGACGGCAACTACCAAGAGTACGAAGCCGATAAGAAGAAGCGTCTGGGCGAAGAGGGTGCCAAGCCCAAGCGCGTGCGCTACAAGGCTTTGAAGTAA
- a CDS encoding DUF1631 family protein, which yields MKKYLLRRLGVAHEIGNTKPTLSACIDAVLEQCDPLLDDVLEGLKSMLKVGGGKTLHAKLHPVRQVTVERLLARSAELKAVFRVELRSAVYGGGSFRKPSISPVRFDDFQFLEEEQIDANIELAVNEQEVTRSVEAVLPNLNAFISNLMGWSSVQAHLNPLKPEAFAHALREAFVQVVPEDEARLSVMAPAAGLLGSALDQMYRELIEWLKSQGVEPVPMYGPTTHPFGLTSSAPASSVSRSLLTLDKLRRLLSGELDPRPAAAGNADFTHTVPASFLALEDMKLVEPMLKRLSERAVVADAGAGQPRSRARASAREALQGKALGEELGQEVVRLMLENLMQDRRLLPGVRQLVLSMEPLLQRMSQQDSRFFADRKHPARVFLDRMTHRSLAFQSEEASGYARFRQNMENAISALLGSEGSAATFERVLQKLDEAWGQEDHLHKQAAAEAARGLMHVEQRNMLAQRLAQEFVQRMTFKNAPDIVVAFLRGPWAQVVAEYQLRSAGGSDDAEGYLALVDDLIWSVQPRLVRKNRARLVELVPLMLVKIRQGLALVDHPEDRIPPFFDALIDIHEQAFDNAKYVSHRDAQSATPAGGPQAITGPETLEDDPWLAEMEAEDSGFFNGQQVSRKGNAEPSEVADQALHDAWSAESLRTGSWVDMALGSEWVRAQLSWASPHRTLFMFLSASGMTHSMSRSTMDRLRGLGLIRLVSDGHVMDNALDAVAREALRNDVKNAFETPSDRNP from the coding sequence ATGAAGAAATACTTGTTGCGGCGCCTGGGAGTTGCCCACGAAATCGGCAACACCAAGCCCACGCTGTCTGCTTGTATCGATGCAGTGCTGGAGCAGTGCGACCCGCTGTTGGATGATGTGCTCGAAGGCCTGAAGTCCATGCTCAAAGTGGGCGGGGGCAAAACCCTGCATGCCAAGCTGCATCCCGTCCGGCAGGTCACCGTTGAGCGACTGTTGGCCCGTTCTGCGGAGTTGAAAGCGGTGTTTCGTGTGGAGTTGCGCAGCGCGGTGTACGGGGGCGGCTCTTTCCGCAAGCCCAGCATCAGCCCTGTGCGATTTGACGATTTCCAGTTTCTGGAAGAAGAGCAGATCGATGCCAACATTGAGTTGGCCGTCAATGAGCAGGAAGTCACCCGGTCTGTGGAGGCGGTTCTGCCGAATCTGAACGCCTTTATCAGCAATTTGATGGGCTGGTCCAGCGTGCAGGCCCATTTGAATCCGCTCAAACCGGAAGCTTTTGCCCACGCCTTGCGCGAGGCGTTTGTCCAAGTGGTGCCCGAGGATGAGGCGCGCTTGTCGGTGATGGCGCCTGCCGCTGGTTTGTTGGGTAGCGCGCTGGACCAGATGTACCGCGAGTTGATCGAGTGGCTGAAATCTCAGGGCGTAGAACCGGTGCCGATGTATGGCCCCACGACACATCCTTTCGGCCTGACTTCCAGCGCCCCGGCGTCCTCCGTGTCACGCAGCTTGCTCACGCTGGATAAATTGCGTCGTTTGCTCTCTGGTGAGCTCGATCCGCGGCCTGCAGCTGCAGGAAATGCAGATTTCACCCACACCGTGCCCGCGTCTTTCTTGGCCCTAGAGGATATGAAGCTGGTCGAGCCGATGCTCAAGCGCCTCTCTGAGCGCGCAGTCGTGGCCGATGCGGGCGCCGGGCAGCCACGGTCTCGCGCCAGGGCGTCAGCGCGGGAGGCGCTGCAAGGCAAGGCTTTGGGCGAGGAGTTGGGTCAGGAAGTCGTGCGCCTGATGCTGGAAAATTTGATGCAAGACCGCCGCCTGTTACCCGGTGTGCGGCAATTGGTGCTGAGTATGGAGCCTCTGCTGCAGCGGATGTCTCAGCAAGACTCCCGCTTTTTTGCAGACCGCAAGCACCCTGCGCGTGTTTTTCTGGACCGCATGACGCACCGGAGTCTGGCGTTTCAGAGCGAAGAGGCCTCGGGCTACGCGCGTTTCCGGCAAAACATGGAAAACGCTATCTCCGCGCTTTTGGGGAGCGAGGGAAGTGCCGCCACTTTTGAGCGAGTGTTGCAAAAGTTGGACGAAGCGTGGGGGCAGGAAGACCATCTGCACAAGCAGGCTGCCGCCGAGGCTGCCCGTGGCCTCATGCACGTGGAGCAGCGGAACATGCTGGCCCAGCGCCTGGCCCAGGAGTTTGTGCAGCGCATGACCTTTAAAAATGCACCGGACATCGTGGTGGCATTTTTGCGGGGGCCGTGGGCGCAGGTGGTGGCCGAGTACCAGTTGCGGAGCGCCGGTGGTTCGGACGATGCAGAAGGCTATCTCGCACTGGTGGATGACCTGATTTGGAGTGTGCAGCCCCGCCTGGTGCGTAAAAACAGGGCGCGTCTGGTCGAATTGGTGCCGCTGATGCTGGTGAAAATCCGGCAAGGGCTGGCTTTGGTGGATCACCCCGAAGACCGGATCCCGCCGTTTTTTGATGCCCTGATCGATATCCATGAGCAGGCCTTTGACAACGCCAAATATGTGTCCCACCGGGATGCACAGAGCGCAACACCTGCCGGAGGCCCACAGGCTATTACCGGGCCAGAGACACTTGAAGACGATCCCTGGCTCGCCGAGATGGAGGCTGAGGACTCCGGCTTTTTCAACGGCCAGCAGGTGTCCCGCAAGGGCAATGCAGAGCCCTCCGAAGTCGCAGACCAAGCGCTGCACGATGCTTGGAGTGCAGAGAGCCTGCGCACCGGGTCTTGGGTCGATATGGCCCTGGGTAGCGAATGGGTGCGCGCCCAGCTCTCGTGGGCGAGCCCGCACCGGACCCTGTTCATGTTTTTGTCGGCTAGCGGCATGACGCATTCCATGTCGCGCAGCACCATGGACCGCTTGCGGGGGCTGGGCTTGATCCGGCTGGTGTCTGATGGCCATGTCATGGACAACGCCCTCGATGCCGTGGCCCGCGAGGCCCTGCGAAACGATGTAAAAAACGCGTTTGAAACCCCATCAGACCGCAACCCTTGA
- a CDS encoding DEAD/DEAH box helicase: MNFEELKLAPAIVKAVREQGYETPTAIQAQAIPLVLEGHDLLGGAQTGTGKTAAFTLPLLHRLSMSRSAENKFGGTGIRALVLTPTRELAAQVEESVRQYGKYLQLSSTVVFGGVGMNPQISKVKKGVDILVATPGRLLDLAQQGMLDLGQVQMLVLDEADRMLDMGFIHDVKKVLALVPKEKQSLLFSATFSDEIRELANGLLKNPQSVQVTPRNTTVQRITQVIHPVGRGKKKALLAHIINEQNWSQVLVFTRTKFGANNVAEFLEKNGITAMALHGNKSQAARTQALSGFKSGDVRALVATDIAARGIDIDDLPHVVNYEIPNVSEDYVHRIGRTGRAGADGAAVNLVCLDEEGFMQDIERFTKQKIEVKVIEGFGPEPGEKGEPIAMGRQTIWGGAGKPPSRDVMQAAAKAARTEMLQRVRDNKAAQGGGRAASGPGAGGNGGGRGGQAPRGNGGSNGGGGRSPDRGGDFQQPRAQGPRPAQNRGPRRDGGSAEFQPPAGFTHEGRAPRPSTAQPDPMRTSVDMMAGRGARRGGGGGFGGGGRNGGGNGGGYGGGGGGGFGGGGRPGGGGRGGNGPRGPRGPGGSSSR, from the coding sequence ATGAACTTTGAAGAATTGAAGCTGGCACCTGCCATCGTGAAGGCCGTGCGCGAGCAAGGTTACGAAACGCCCACCGCCATTCAGGCACAGGCTATTCCCCTGGTGCTCGAAGGCCACGACCTGCTGGGCGGCGCCCAGACCGGTACCGGCAAGACCGCTGCCTTCACCCTGCCCCTGCTGCACCGCCTCTCGATGAGCCGCAGCGCGGAGAACAAATTCGGTGGCACCGGCATCCGCGCCCTGGTGCTGACTCCCACCCGCGAACTCGCCGCCCAGGTGGAAGAGTCCGTTCGCCAGTACGGCAAATACCTGCAACTCAGCTCCACCGTCGTGTTCGGCGGCGTGGGCATGAACCCGCAAATCTCCAAGGTCAAAAAAGGCGTGGACATTCTGGTGGCCACCCCCGGCCGTCTGCTGGACCTGGCCCAACAAGGCATGTTGGACCTGGGCCAGGTGCAAATGCTGGTGCTGGACGAAGCCGACCGCATGTTGGACATGGGCTTCATCCATGACGTGAAAAAAGTGCTGGCACTGGTGCCCAAAGAAAAGCAAAGCCTGCTGTTCTCTGCGACCTTCAGCGACGAAATCCGCGAGCTGGCCAACGGCCTGCTCAAGAACCCACAAAGCGTGCAGGTCACACCGCGCAACACCACGGTGCAGCGCATCACCCAGGTGATCCACCCCGTGGGCCGCGGCAAGAAAAAGGCCCTGCTCGCCCACATCATCAACGAGCAAAACTGGAGCCAGGTGCTGGTGTTCACCCGCACCAAGTTCGGTGCCAACAACGTGGCCGAGTTTCTGGAAAAGAACGGCATCACGGCCATGGCGCTGCACGGCAACAAGAGCCAGGCAGCCCGCACGCAAGCCCTGTCCGGCTTCAAGAGCGGCGATGTTCGCGCCTTGGTAGCCACCGACATTGCCGCCCGCGGTATCGACATCGACGACCTGCCGCACGTGGTGAACTACGAAATCCCGAACGTGAGCGAAGACTATGTGCACCGCATCGGCCGCACGGGCCGCGCAGGTGCCGATGGCGCCGCGGTAAACCTGGTGTGCTTGGACGAAGAAGGCTTCATGCAGGACATCGAGCGCTTCACCAAACAAAAAATTGAAGTGAAGGTCATCGAAGGCTTCGGCCCCGAGCCCGGCGAGAAGGGCGAGCCGATTGCCATGGGTCGCCAGACCATCTGGGGCGGCGCAGGCAAGCCCCCAAGCCGTGACGTCATGCAGGCAGCCGCCAAGGCCGCCCGCACCGAAATGTTGCAACGCGTGCGTGACAACAAAGCCGCACAAGGCGGCGGTCGTGCAGCCAGCGGCCCAGGCGCCGGTGGCAATGGCGGCGGCCGTGGTGGACAAGCCCCACGCGGTAACGGTGGCAGCAATGGCGGCGGCGGCCGTAGCCCCGATCGTGGTGGCGACTTCCAGCAACCACGCGCACAGGGGCCACGCCCCGCGCAAAACCGCGGCCCGCGTCGTGATGGCGGCAGCGCCGAGTTCCAGCCGCCCGCAGGCTTCACCCACGAAGGTCGCGCACCGCGCCCTTCTACGGCCCAACCTGACCCCATGCGCACCAGCGTCGATATGATGGCTGGCCGTGGCGCCCGCCGCGGTGGTGGCGGTGGCTTTGGCGGCGGTGGTCGCAATGGAGGTGGAAATGGCGGCGGATACGGTGGTGGTGGCGGAGGCGGCTTCGGCGGCGGTGGACGCCCGGGTGGCGGTGGTCGCGGGGGCAACGGGCCTCGTGGGCCGCGCGGTCCTGGCGGCTCTTCTAGCCGATAA
- a CDS encoding nucleoside-diphosphate sugar epimerase, whose translation MGRAVLAALLADKHTSAVHSLGRRTLPLTHPKLTQHIVDFAALPELPQIDDVFICLGTTIKVAGSQAAFRAVDYDAVLAVAQAGRARGATKLGVASAMGADAKSGVFYNRVKGEVEDAITQLGYASVSIVRPSLLVGDRGPLNQPERPGERIGLMVSKLLKPIIPANYLPVQAEDVAAGLIQAVKAGKPGVQRILSGALQGATARANAV comes from the coding sequence GTGGGCCGCGCGGTCCTGGCGGCTCTTCTAGCCGATAAACACACCAGCGCGGTACACAGTCTGGGGCGGCGCACGCTGCCCTTGACCCACCCTAAGCTGACCCAACACATCGTCGACTTTGCGGCGCTCCCTGAGCTGCCGCAGATCGACGATGTTTTTATTTGTCTGGGCACCACCATCAAGGTGGCCGGCAGCCAGGCCGCGTTCCGCGCAGTGGACTATGACGCCGTTTTGGCTGTAGCCCAGGCGGGACGTGCACGGGGCGCTACGAAATTAGGAGTAGCCAGCGCCATGGGCGCAGATGCCAAATCCGGCGTGTTCTACAACCGCGTCAAAGGCGAAGTGGAAGATGCGATTACCCAGCTGGGCTATGCCAGCGTCAGCATCGTTCGCCCTTCCCTCTTGGTGGGTGACCGCGGCCCACTGAACCAACCCGAACGCCCCGGCGAGCGCATCGGCCTGATGGTCAGCAAACTGCTCAAGCCAATCATTCCTGCGAATTACCTGCCCGTGCAAGCTGAGGACGTGGCCGCTGGCTTGATTCAAGCTGTCAAAGCGGGCAAGCCGGGTGTGCAGCGCATCTTGTCGGGTGCATTGCAAGGCGCAACGGCGCGCGCTAACGCGGTTTAG